Below is a window of Calditrichota bacterium DNA.
CCGGCGTAGAGCATCCCTTCGCCCACGCCCAGCCACAGAGTGCGGCCGTTGCCGTAGGTGAGCATGTGCGTCGCCAAGTAGCGATGCACATTCCCCTTGGTGGACCGATCCACCACCGTCTCCAAGTAGGCAGTCAGCGCGCGAAACTGGAACCGCCTGTAGCGCAACTCCACCAGTGCCCCATCGTACGCCGGACCCCAGGCGCTCAACCAGACGCTGTTGGCATCGCCCGGTCCCCATGACTCCTTGAACCGACCAAAGCGGGCGGTGAGCCACGCGCCTGCGCACTCGATGAACGCGTAATCGCACTCCGCAGCATTGAGTCCGCCCAGGCGGCGCTTTTCCCTCGGATGTCCGGTAAAGGCCGGCACCTCAGCCGAGTCCGGCGTGGCGCGCACCCGCAGATAGACATAGACCCCCGGCGCAAATTGCACCCTCCCTTCGCCATGCAGAAAGTAACCGCCACCTTGCGCCTGGGCAGCCAGGCGCTCGCCGCTCAGCCAAGCAGGACCCACGCGCCAGGCGTCCCACTGCCGGCTACTCTCCTCTCTTTGCGCAGCTATCTCGTGGCGCAGCTCGGCGCGCAGCAGCTCATATGCCCAGACAGGCAGGGGCACCCCCGCGCGCGCTTCCGCCGGGCGAGTGGCTAAGGACGTTGCAGCCTGCCTGTCCTGCGGCCACACCGCTCGTTGCAGCTCGAACGCATTGGGACTGGCCGCAGCAGTCTCTAAGTACAGGTTGAGCCAATGGTCAAAGGGCAGGACTTGTCCGCGAGCCCACGACCCCGCGGCGGACATACAGAGAACCATTGCCAGCAATGCTCGTGTACTGCGCATGGGTTTCTCCGGAAATAGGCCTTCATTGCCGGATGCGGGAAGCAAAGCTCCGCGGTAGCGAAAAATAAAGGAGCCTTTGCGCGGATTGAAAAAGACGACGGCGGGCGATCAGCGGCGGGCGGCGGGCCTGGTCGTGGCGCGCAGCAGGGTACGCGCCGCCAGCACCACCAGGCCGGGCTGAGCAAGAACGAGACGGGAGAGCATGGTCGCCAGGTGGTCGCGATTGTGGGAGGCGAGCAGCGAGAGCACGCGGGGATTCAGAGAGGCGAACAGCCGCAGGTAGTCCTGGCGGGTGAAGCGGCTGAGAAAGAGGCGCAGCAGGTGGTGGGCGAGCAGCTCCCGGCGGAGCTCCCTGAGCTCGTCGAGATAGGAACTGCCCGTGCAGATTGCCGCGGCAGCCGCCGCCGCCCCTTTTAAACCGGTGACCGTCCCACCGACGGTGGTCTCTTTCACCTGCCCTGCCGAGTCCCCCACCAAGTAGACGTGGGCGCTGCCAAACCTGCGCACCGGCTGCGCGCGCAGAGGGTAGAGCGGCACCCACGCCGCCTCCGTGGCCAGCGGCCGCAGGTGATGCTCGTTGAGAAAAGACAGGAGGGCCCGTTTCGCCTCCTGGGGACTCTCCGCGGCGAGGCCTACTGCAGCGGTGTGTGGCGAGTCTGGTATGAGCCAGAAAAAGTACGGGGTCGCCTCCGGCTCAAACCAAGTGTCCACAGTGTGCGGATCGCAGCCTGCCGGCAGTTCGACTTTCGCCTGCAGGATGGGCACCCGCGGCCGCCCGTCTAACTCGGCACAGCGGGCAACGTGGCTGGTGGCGCCGTCCGCAGCCACTATGTTCCTTGCCACCACCCGCACCGTGCGGAGAGACTCCTTGTCGCGGAACTCCACGACCAGGCCCTCAGCGGTGGGCAGCATGTCCCGGAAGGTGTACCCCCGCCGCACCTCTGCGCCACTCTGCACTGCCATGCGCTCTACCACCGCCAGCAGATCACGCCTCTCCACCACAAGGTCCGGCTCGTGGAGCGGCACGTGCAGGCTCTGCCCATCCGTGTGCAGCCGGAAACCGTTCACCGTGTTCCTGATGATGCCCGCCTCTGCCACCTGCGGCAGCATATGCAGCAGCTCAGAGGTGACGATGAGCGTCCTGGAAGGTGGCGTGCGGTCGGGCGGCACCTGGTCAAACACCGTGACCTGCACGCCCCGGCTCGCCAACAGATGCGCGCAGTACAGCCCCGCTATGGAGGCACCGACGATGACGGTAGGTTGCGGGTCTGTTTCCAATGAGAAGCTTCCGTGTTTCGTGCTACCAGTGGGGCAGGTCATTAGGTAGGGGATGGAAGTTTGACCAAACGCCAAAGCAGCTTGCTCCGTGTCTCGTGTCCCGCCTGCTTCTTCGGCTACGTCGATCGGTTACGGTTACGAGGCCCGTATTTTTTGCGGCTACGTCCGGCGGTTACGGTTACGATGCCCGTCTGTTTTGTCCGGTCACGTCGTTCGGTAACGGTTACGATGCCCGTTTTTTGTTCGGTCACGTGGTTCGGTTACGGTCACGACGCCCGTTTCGTCCTACGGTAACGTCTCTCGTCCGCTATAGTTCAACAGCCATGACCAACGGACGTTACCGAAACGGGCCTCGTTACCGCAGCACGTTACCGTTAGACGCTTCACCAAACGGGCTTCGTTACCGATTAACGTAACCGACGGACGATTCCCAAAAACGGGCTTCGTTACCGATTGACGTAACCGTCAGACGATCCCCAAAACGGGCCTCGTTACCGACAGACGTAGCCGTCTGACGTCTCCACCCAACGGGCTTCGTTACCGAGTAACGTAACCGTCAGACGATCCCCAAAACGGGCTTCGTTACCGACAGACGTAACCGTCAGACGCTCCCCGACACCCCTCCCCCATGCCCCTGTCTTCTGCCATCCTTGAATTGTGACCAAGCCAGCGACAACCGGTATAACTGTTTCCCCGCTTTGTCGTAACTATCGATAAGCTCCTCCAAGGCTACGCCACGCATCGCTTCCCCGTACAGGTCTCTGCACATCTGTAGACCTACGATCGTTTCGTTGCATTCCGCCATCGCATCGTCCAAATACTTCTGGAAACCGTGTTTCTGGTGACGCTTGGCGTACCCTTCGGCTATCAACCTCGGTATCGCTTTCACCGAGCGACTCAATTGATCCCGCAAGTCGTACTTCTCTGCAGCCGGCAACCTCGGCAATACCTCTTTCATCACCCTCAAGCAAGCCTGGTAGCTCATCTCGTACACTTCGAGATCCCGAAAGCTTGCGATGGGCTTCTTGCCGTCTTCCAACGACCGCCCTTCCTAAGCCGGTTCTGTTATCTCTTCGGGAGAGACCTTTTCTGGGATCGAGTTCCCCAGCCTCTGTCGGCACCGGTAGCGATGCCCGTCTTCTGCTTCGGCTACGTCCGGCGGTTACGGTCACGAAGCCCGTCTCGTTCTTCGGTCACGTCCGACGGTTACGGTCACGAAACCCGTTTCGTCCTATGGTAACGTCCGTGGTCGGCTCTAGCAAAAGCCCTCACCGTTCGACGTGGCCGGTACGGGCTTCGTTACCGACAGACGTCTCCACCAAACGGGCCTCGTAGCCGACAGCCGTTACCGTTTAACGTTTCCACGCAACGGGCTTCGTTACCGACAGACGTAACCGTCAGACGATCCACAAAACGGGCCTCGTCACCGTAGGACGTTACCGATGGACGACCCCGAAAACGGGCCTCGTAGGCGACAGACGTTACCGTGAGACGTTTCCACGCAACGGGCTTCGTTACCGACAGACGTTACCGTTTGACGCTCCAAAACACGGGCCTCGTCACCGCTTGACGTAACCGTCAGACGTTCCCCAAAAGGGGCTTCGTTACCGTAGGACGTTACCGTTAGACGTCTCCACGATACGGGCTTCGTTACCGACTGACGTTACCGTCACACGTAACCGTTTGACGATCCAAAACACGCGCTTGGACACAATAGGACATTAGCGCAACACCCGGAGTTCACCGCTCTTGTAATTCTCGAAAACCTACTTGACTTTGGTGTACCCTAGCGAACAGCCGTATGTCCGATGGTCGCGACCATCTCACGACACAGCGGAAGTCAATTGCAAAGGCATCAACACTTCCACTCGGGCCAAGTCCTCTGGGGCAAACCTGGTAGATGCCTCGAGGATCTCAATGCCCAACAGAGCATCGTCCTCGCCCATATCGAGGATGATGCCCTCAGCAA
It encodes the following:
- a CDS encoding NAD(P)/FAD-dependent oxidoreductase codes for the protein METDPQPTVIVGASIAGLYCAHLLASRGVQVTVFDQVPPDRTPPSRTLIVTSELLHMLPQVAEAGIIRNTVNGFRLHTDGQSLHVPLHEPDLVVERRDLLAVVERMAVQSGAEVRRGYTFRDMLPTAEGLVVEFRDKESLRTVRVVARNIVAADGATSHVARCAELDGRPRVPILQAKVELPAGCDPHTVDTWFEPEATPYFFWLIPDSPHTAAVGLAAESPQEAKRALLSFLNEHHLRPLATEAAWVPLYPLRAQPVRRFGSAHVYLVGDSAGQVKETTVGGTVTGLKGAAAAAAAICTGSSYLDELRELRRELLAHHLLRLFLSRFTRQDYLRLFASLNPRVLSLLASHNRDHLATMLSRLVLAQPGLVVLAARTLLRATTRPAARR
- a CDS encoding four helix bundle protein produces the protein MSYQACLRVMKEVLPRLPAAEKYDLRDQLSRSVKAIPRLIAEGYAKRHQKHGFQKYLDDAMAECNETIVGLQMCRDLYGEAMRGVALEELIDSYDKAGKQLYRLSLAWSQFKDGRRQGHGGGVSGSV
- a CDS encoding DUF2283 domain-containing protein, with product MRISYDTQADALYFHLKDGMFVCNKEVAEGIILDMGEDDALLGIEILEASTRFAPEDLARVEVLMPLQLTSAVS